The genomic DNA TCCCTGGAGCGTCTGCAGACCGATCACGTCGACCTCTACTACGCCCACCGCGACGATGAGGTGACCCCCATCGCCGAGGTGGCCCGCGTCTTCGATGAGATCGTCCGTTCCGGTAAGGCCAAGCACATCGCGGTGTCGAACTATTCGCCGGCGCGTCTGGCCGGGTGGTTCGCAGCGGCCGAGGACGAAGGGCTGGTCAAGCCGGTCGCGATCCAACCGCAGTACAGCCTCGTCTATCGGCGGGAGTTCGAGACCGATCTGCGCCCGGTCGCCGAGCGGCGGGATCTCGCGGTGTTCTCGTACTTCAGCCTTGCCGCCGGCTTCCTCACCGGCAAATACCGCACCGAAGCCGACCTCGAAGGGGCCGACCGAGGTGGCATGGTGCAGGGATATTTCAATGCCGAGGGGCTCAAGGTCGTCGACGATCTCGTCGCGATCGCTGATTCGCACAATGTCGCTCCGACGACTGTGGCGCTGTCCTGGCTGCTGGCGAAGGGCGTGACGGCACCGATCGCCTCGGCCCGCACCCCTGAGCAGCTCGAGGCGGTCATGGCCGCACCCGGGCTCGAGCTCAGCGCCGACGAAGTCGACCGTCTCGACCGGGCCTCCGCGCCGTTCGCGCAGGAGGACCCGTCCTGACCTTCCCTCCCAATTACTACCTGACGGCGGCTCAGCAACCTCGCGCGAGGTAGCTGAGCCGCCGTCAGGTAGCTCTAGGTGTCTCAGGCGACGATTTCATCCTTTGGGCTCGACCGCGTGGGCGATGGCGGCGCCGATGACCGTGCCGATGGCGATGGTGAAGAACGTGGTCGCAGCCGCCAGCATGCTGCCGGCAACCCCAGTGCCGTCTCCGAATTCGATCTGCGAAGCGTTGAGGAGCCCGAACGACCCGGGAGCGACGACGAGGAACGCGGGCACGAAGCTGATCCGCCAGATCGGGCCTTTCGGCAGACGCGAGAGCACGACGGCCACCACCGATGCGGTCAAAGCGCCGGCCAGGCCGCCGATGGCCGCACCGAATTCGGCACCGATGCCCAGTTGTGCCAGTGCGGCCGCAGCGATAGTGAGGACGATCGGCACCGTGTGCTCGAGCGGAGTGTGCAGATAGATGATGAGGCCCAGCGTCGCGGCGGCCACGCCCAGGGCGGACAGCCACCATGTCGAGGCGGTGAGCTGGGAGTTCGCAAGCGCCTCGGCGCCGGTGCCAGTGACGACGGAGGCACCGGCGACTCCGGCGATGAACATCGCCAACTGGACGGTGGCCGAGACGAGCCGGGAACTGCCTGCCGAGAGGGCGCCGGCGGAGATCTCGGTCAGTCCGGTGACCACAGCGCTGCCAGGCAGTAGCAGCGCCAGGGTGGCGACGCTCGTGCGCAGGGGACTGTCCAGCCAGTCAAGGCGGAAGCCGACGAGGATGAGCACCGCGACGATGAACGCCGAGGCGACCGGCAGCAGCGGTCCGAGGCTGGGGTGCCGGGCGTTGACGGCGAGCACACCTGCGACGATGAGCGAACCGAGAGCGGCGAAGGCGAGGTTGACCAGTCCCGGTTCGAGCAGCAGGCACAGCCCGACGCCGACGGGCACCGCGCCGAGGCAGGTCACCCATCCGGGCCAGCGCGGGGAGTGCCGTAGACCTCGGCCTCGATCATGCGGCGAGCGGCGTCGATGCCGAGCCGACGCGACCGCACGGCATCGACGATGTCGAGCAGCTTCGCCGTCTGGTCGAACCGCAGGTCAGGGCCGATGCGTTCGAACCGGGTGGGACTGCCGGGGCCGATGGTGAGGAACAGGCCCTTGGGAAGAGCTGCGACATTGATCGACTTCAGGCCGACGGCAGGTGCCAGTCCGGTCAGTGCGTCTTCGACATCGACCGAGGAGATCCCACCGGCGAGCAGCCCCGTCCCGATCGTCACCAGCAGCTCCTGCGCAGGGACGGTCTTTTCGCTTGCCTCGTGCACTCCCAATCCCTCTCGTCTGCAGATCGGCCGACGAAGTAGAAGATACCAGCCTCTTACTACCCGACGGCGGCCCAGCAACCTGGCGCCAGGTTGCTGGGCCCCCGTCAGGTAGTAATTGGGGAGGGGAAGAGTTCGCGGACGATGTCGAGGACCCGGGCCAGTGCTTCGGACGGGTTGTTTCGGCGCCAGCCGAGGGCGAGAGTGAACGAATCCCCGCCCTCGGCGAGGCGGACATAGCGCACTCCGTCGATGCGGATGTGATCCGAGGACTCGACGACGACGGCCATGCCGACCTGCGCGCCGACGAGCGCCAGAAGACTGTAGGGATCCGGTGCCTCCTGGACGACCTGCGGCAGGAAACCGGCGTCATCGGCCAGCCGCATCATCACCTCTCTGACCTGCGACCCGTGCGATGGGGCATAGGAGATGAACGGCTGACCGGC from Brevibacterium sp. JSBI002 includes the following:
- a CDS encoding aldo/keto reductase, producing MTTRKQIPGTDLSIFPINLGTNTFGWTADEAQSHAVLDAFVAGGGNFLDTAESYPAWVPGNTGRESETIIGTWLASRGNRDDVIIATKVGDHPEHKTQDPEYIRTAIDASLERLQTDHVDLYYAHRDDEVTPIAEVARVFDEIVRSGKAKHIAVSNYSPARLAGWFAAAEDEGLVKPVAIQPQYSLVYRREFETDLRPVAERRDLAVFSYFSLAAGFLTGKYRTEADLEGADRGGMVQGYFNAEGLKVVDDLVAIADSHNVAPTTVALSWLLAKGVTAPIASARTPEQLEAVMAAPGLELSADEVDRLDRASAPFAQEDPS
- a CDS encoding threonine/serine exporter family protein codes for the protein MHEASEKTVPAQELLVTIGTGLLAGGISSVDVEDALTGLAPAVGLKSINVAALPKGLFLTIGPGSPTRFERIGPDLRFDQTAKLLDIVDAVRSRRLGIDAARRMIEAEVYGTPRAGPDG
- a CDS encoding threonine/serine exporter family protein, with protein sequence MTCLGAVPVGVGLCLLLEPGLVNLAFAALGSLIVAGVLAVNARHPSLGPLLPVASAFIVAVLILVGFRLDWLDSPLRTSVATLALLLPGSAVVTGLTEISAGALSAGSSRLVSATVQLAMFIAGVAGASVVTGTGAEALANSQLTASTWWLSALGVAAATLGLIIYLHTPLEHTVPIVLTIAAAALAQLGIGAEFGAAIGGLAGALTASVVAVVLSRLPKGPIWRISFVPAFLVVAPGSFGLLNASQIEFGDGTGVAGSMLAAATTFFTIAIGTVIGAAIAHAVEPKG